Proteins encoded by one window of Thermodesulfovibrionales bacterium:
- a CDS encoding GGDEF domain-containing response regulator: protein MDERTAIIIVDNDEAMLPILREMFESHGYRCETCTSSEAAIECLTKGHFHIMLADVAMPGMNGFELTEKARKFRPDMATIIMTGFIDDFSYDRAIDAGASDFIKKPFTMKEILHRVNHVKLQERLRLLTITDELTGLYNRRGFFTLAEEFLKLAKRQKKGIYMLYADLDHLKSINDRSGHHEGDEALVETAKVLKTTYRESDIVARIGGDEFVVIPVGITGDNIEKIIARLEKNMKNQNASRNKNYNLSLSLGVSLYNPEKPCSVDELISHADEMMHEHKRIKHKA, encoded by the coding sequence TTGGACGAGAGAACCGCAATAATCATTGTTGATAACGATGAAGCAATGTTGCCGATACTCCGAGAGATGTTCGAATCTCATGGTTACCGATGCGAAACGTGCACGAGTTCCGAGGCCGCCATTGAATGTTTAACGAAAGGCCATTTCCACATTATGCTGGCAGACGTCGCAATGCCCGGCATGAATGGTTTTGAACTCACGGAAAAAGCGAGAAAGTTCAGACCCGACATGGCGACCATTATCATGACAGGTTTCATTGACGATTTCTCGTACGACAGAGCCATAGATGCCGGGGCATCGGACTTCATAAAGAAGCCCTTTACCATGAAGGAAATACTGCATAGGGTGAACCACGTCAAATTACAAGAGAGACTCCGTCTCCTGACAATCACTGATGAACTCACCGGCCTGTACAACCGGCGGGGGTTCTTCACGCTCGCCGAGGAGTTTCTCAAGCTCGCCAAACGGCAAAAGAAAGGGATATACATGCTCTATGCCGATTTGGATCATCTGAAATCGATTAATGATAGGTCAGGCCATCACGAGGGCGATGAGGCACTAGTCGAGACCGCTAAGGTCCTCAAAACAACCTATCGGGAGTCAGACATCGTTGCCCGGATAGGTGGTGATGAGTTTGTCGTAATTCCGGTAGGAATTACCGGAGATAACATAGAGAAGATTATCGCCCGCCTGGAGAAGAACATGAAAAATCAGAATGCTTCGAGAAATAAGAACTACAACCTGTCATTGAGTCTCGGCGTATCTCTTTACAACCCGGAAAAGCCGTGTTCCGTTGACGAATTGATTTCG
- a CDS encoding GNAT family N-acetyltransferase, which yields MQEVKKFSVTNGDEVILRLATPEDAGEIIVTLRSTSLERSYVLMEQYGKDIESEREYIRGIDRKNNLLIVATVRGKVVGTLAAFQANGGQRPETAHVLFIGLHIVESLRGLGIGSQMLRYTVEWAAEHGFKKLEASIFTTNKRSLHVFNKAGFEQECKKLKKFRIGHDYIDEVCMGRFLD from the coding sequence ATGCAGGAAGTGAAGAAATTCTCGGTGACGAACGGCGACGAGGTGATACTCAGGCTGGCAACGCCTGAGGACGCCGGTGAGATTATCGTGACGCTGAGATCCACCTCTCTCGAGAGAAGTTATGTCTTGATGGAACAATATGGCAAGGACATTGAATCTGAGAGGGAGTATATCAGAGGCATAGACCGTAAGAACAACCTGCTCATCGTTGCGACGGTGCGGGGTAAGGTCGTCGGGACTCTTGCCGCCTTCCAGGCAAACGGCGGGCAGAGGCCGGAGACCGCACATGTCCTTTTTATCGGACTCCATATCGTCGAATCCCTTAGGGGGTTGGGCATCGGTTCGCAGATGCTCCGGTATACCGTCGAATGGGCGGCGGAGCACGGGTTTAAGAAGCTCGAGGCGAGTATCTTTACGACGAACAAGCGGTCGCTCCATGTCTTCAACAAGGCCGGTTTTGAACAGGAGTGCAAGAAACTGAAGAAATTCCGGATCGGGCATGATTATATCGATGAGGTCTGTATGGGTAGGTTTCTCGACTGA